Proteins from a single region of Ziziphus jujuba cultivar Dongzao chromosome 1, ASM3175591v1:
- the LOC107407300 gene encoding ion channel CASTOR isoform X5 produces MSFDSEAAPASSSRDWYFPSPPFINSTKFPNYPRRFASNPYFPADPKRPSSFSRVSCRDSTAPSRQVSSSRSAPPQTPVNHAGVRRRVGFARRRDQQTRTNGDDVVPASQLDISGAIPGEKVSASKKLLEFSGQSFKVRLRWKMAITVAILITAFSSLLYQNFSLHNEVDELQEQISILRLRLRAHNLSDTIDVINSSAEDSYNIPIKSLKRLALIVSLTLLSTPIFILKYIDYVSRSRSLENVSEEVSLNKQLAYRVDLFLSVHPYAKPLALLLATLLLICLGGLSLFGVKDDSLAECLWLSWTHVADSGNHANSEEIGERLVSVSISFGGMLIFAMMLGLVSDAISEKFDSLRKGKSEVVEQNHTLILGWSDKLGSLLNQIAIANESLGGGIVVVMAEQDKEEMELDIAKMEFDFKGTSVICRSGSPLILADLKKVSVSKARAIIVLAEDGNADQSDARALRTVLSLTGVKEGLRGHIVVELSDLDNEVLVKLVGGDLIETVVAHDVIGRLMIQCARQPGLAQVWRGSLPKDFVVPKNAERILFCGWRRDMEDMIMVLDAFLAPGSELWMFNDVPEKEREKKLIDGGLDTNRLVNISLVNREGNAVIRRHLESLPLESFDSILILADESVEDSAIQADSRSLATLLLIRDIQAKRLPMITQVDSGSFSQGSWMGEMQQASDKSVIISEILDPRTKNLLSMSKISDYVLSNELVSMALAMVAEDRQINDVLEELFAEEGNEMHIRQADLYLREGEELSFYEIILRARQRREIVIGYRLANAERAVINPTAKSDRQRWSAKDVFVVIAEKE; encoded by the exons ATGTCCTTTGACTCCGAAGCAGCACCGGCTTCGTCCAGCAGAGACTGGTACTTCCCCTCACCGCCCTTCATCAACTCCACGAAATTCCCGAATTACCCTCGGCGGTTCGCCTCAAACCCCTACTTTCCGGCCGATCCAAAGCGGCCGTCGTCATTTAGCCGTGTTTCTTGTCGGGATTCCACTGCGCCCTCTCGACAAGTTTCTTCGTCGCGCTCAGCTCCTCCTCAAACACCGGTCAACCATGCAGGTGTTCGCCGGAGAGTTGGCTTCGCTCGCCGGAGAGACCAACAGACGAGAACGAACGGCGACGATGTCGTTCCAGCTAGTCAATTGGATATTTCGGGAGCTATTCCGGGGGAGAAAGTCTCTGCTTCGAAGAAGCTTCTTGAATTTTCGggccaaagttttaaagttcgACTTCGATGGAAAATGGCAATCACAGTAGCG ATTTTGATCACCGCTTTCTCATCATTGCTGTACCAGAATTTCTCTTTACACAACGAAGTCGATGAGTTGCAG GAGCAGATTTCGATACTTAGACTTAGATTACGAGCGCACAATCTATCAGACACCATAGACGTTATCAATTCCTCTGCAGAGGATAGTTATAATATTCCAATCAAAAGCTTAAAAAGATTAGCTCTTATTGTCTCTCTCACACTTTTATCCACCCCTATCTTTATCCTAAAGTACATTGACTATGTTTCACGATCAAGATCATTGGAAAATGTTTCAGAAGAAGTCTCTCTAAATAAACAACTAGCATATCGGGTGGATCTATTTTTATCAGTTCATCCCTATGCTAAGCCATTGGCTTTGTTACTTGCAACTCTTTTACTTATTTGTCTTGGGGGGCTGTCACTCTTTGGAGTGAAAGATGATAGCTTAGCTGAATGCCTTTGGTTATCATGGACCCATGTAGCTGATTCCGGCAATCATGCTAACTCTGAAGAAATCGGTGAAAGGCTAGTTTCAGTTTCTATTAGCTTTGGTGGGATGCTTATATTTGCAATGATGCTTGGACTTGTTTCCGATGCAATTTCTGAGAAATTTGATTCGTTGAGGAAAGGAAAAAGTGAGGTGGTTGAGCAAAATCATACTTTAATTCTTGGGTGGAGCGATAAATTG GGATCACTATTGAACCAGATTGCAATTGCCAATGAGAGTTTGGGTGGAGGAATTGTTGTAGTAATGGCTGAGCAAGACAAAGAGGAAATGGAACTTGACATTGCTAAAATGGAGTTTGATTTCAAAGGAACATCTGTCATCTGCAGAAGTGGGAGTCCTCTTATTTTGGCTGACTTGAAAAAG gtCTCTGTCTCCAAGGCCCGTGCAATAATTGTCCTTGCTGAAGATGGAAATGCTGATCAG AGTGATGCACGTGCATTGAGAACTGTTTTAAGTCTAACTGGAGTAAAAGAAGGGCTGAGAGGACATATAGTGGTTGAACTAAGTGATCTTGACAATGAGGTCCTTGTTAAACTTGTTGGTGGGGATCTTATTGAGACAGTTGTGGCTCATGATGTGATTGGTCGGTTGATGATTCAATGTGCTAGACAGCCAGGACTTGCACAG GTTTGGAGAGGAAGTCTACCAAAAGACTTTGTTGTTCCAAAGAATGCTGAAAGGATACTATTTTGTGGTTGGCGCCGAGATATGGAGGATATGATTATG GTATTAGATGCCTTCCTGGCACCTGGTTCAGAGCTTTGGATGTTCAACGATGTTCCagaaaaggaaagggaaaagAAGCTAATTGATGGTGGCCTTGATACAAACCGGTTGGTAAATATATCATTGGTAAATCGTGAGGGAAATGCTGTTATACGGCGTCACTTGGAAAGCCTTCCCTTGGAATCTTTTGATTCG ATCTTAATTTTGGCTGATGAGTCAGTGGAGGACTCAGCAATTCAGGCTGATTCCAGATCTCTTGCCACGTTATTGTTGATTCGTGATATTCAG GCCAAGCGTCTGCCTATGATAACACAAGTTGACAGTGGAAGCTTTTCACAAGGGTCTTGGATGGGAGAAATGCAGCAGGCCTCTGACAAGTCAGTTATAATAAGTGAAATACTGGATCCAAGgactaaaaatttattatccatGTCAAAGATCAGTGATTATGTGCTATCAAATGAGCTTGTAAGCATGGCATTGGCTATGGTTGCTGAGGATCGGCAAATAAATGATGTATTGGAAGAGCTATTTGCAGAGGAG GGAAATGAGATGCATATAAGGCAAGCAGATCTTTATCTTCGTGAAGGTGAGGAGTTGAgtttttatgaaataatcttACGAGCCCGGCAGCGGAGAGAGATTGTGATTGGTTACCGGTTAGCTAATGCTGAGAGAGCTGTCATCAATCCCACAGCGAAAAGTGATAGGCAGAGGTGGTCAGCAAAGGATGTTTTTGTGGTCATTGCTGAGAAGGAATGA
- the LOC107407300 gene encoding ion channel CASTOR isoform X6: protein MSFDSEAAPASSSRDWYFPSPPFINSTKFPNYPRRFASNPYFPADPKRPSSFSRVSCRDSTAPSRQVSSSRSAPPQTPVNHAGVRRRVGFARRRDQQTRTNGDDVVPASQLDISGAIPGEKVSASKKLLEFSGQSFKVRLRWKMAITVAILITAFSSLLYQNFSLHNEVDELQEQISILRLRLRAHNLSDTIDVINSSAEDSYNIPIKSLKRLALIVSLTLLSTPIFILKYIDYVSRSRSLENVSEEVSLNKQLAYRVDLFLSVHPYAKPLALLLATLLLICLGGLSLFGVKDDSLAECLWLSWTHVADSGNHANSEEIGERLVSVSISFGGMLIFAMMLGLVSDAISEKFDSLRKGKSEVVEQNHTLILGWSDKLGSLLNQIAIANESLGGGIVVVMAEQDKEEMELDIAKMEFDFKGTSVICRSGSPLILADLKKVSVSKARAIIVLAEDGNADQSDARALRTVLSLTGVKEGLRGHIVVELSDLDNEVLVKLVGGDLIETVVAHDVIGRLMIQCARQPGLAQIWEDILGFENCEFYIKRWPQLDGMSFEDVLISFPDAIPCGVKVASLGGKIILNPDDSYVLQEGDEVLVIAEDDDTYAPAALPMVWRGSLPKDFVVPKNAERILFCGWRRDMEDMIMVLDAFLAPGSELWMFNDVPEKEREKKLIDGGLDTNRLVNISLVNREGNAVIRRHLESLPLESFDSILILADESVEDSAIQADSRSLATLLLIRDIQGEVTRIKIDY from the exons ATGTCCTTTGACTCCGAAGCAGCACCGGCTTCGTCCAGCAGAGACTGGTACTTCCCCTCACCGCCCTTCATCAACTCCACGAAATTCCCGAATTACCCTCGGCGGTTCGCCTCAAACCCCTACTTTCCGGCCGATCCAAAGCGGCCGTCGTCATTTAGCCGTGTTTCTTGTCGGGATTCCACTGCGCCCTCTCGACAAGTTTCTTCGTCGCGCTCAGCTCCTCCTCAAACACCGGTCAACCATGCAGGTGTTCGCCGGAGAGTTGGCTTCGCTCGCCGGAGAGACCAACAGACGAGAACGAACGGCGACGATGTCGTTCCAGCTAGTCAATTGGATATTTCGGGAGCTATTCCGGGGGAGAAAGTCTCTGCTTCGAAGAAGCTTCTTGAATTTTCGggccaaagttttaaagttcgACTTCGATGGAAAATGGCAATCACAGTAGCG ATTTTGATCACCGCTTTCTCATCATTGCTGTACCAGAATTTCTCTTTACACAACGAAGTCGATGAGTTGCAG GAGCAGATTTCGATACTTAGACTTAGATTACGAGCGCACAATCTATCAGACACCATAGACGTTATCAATTCCTCTGCAGAGGATAGTTATAATATTCCAATCAAAAGCTTAAAAAGATTAGCTCTTATTGTCTCTCTCACACTTTTATCCACCCCTATCTTTATCCTAAAGTACATTGACTATGTTTCACGATCAAGATCATTGGAAAATGTTTCAGAAGAAGTCTCTCTAAATAAACAACTAGCATATCGGGTGGATCTATTTTTATCAGTTCATCCCTATGCTAAGCCATTGGCTTTGTTACTTGCAACTCTTTTACTTATTTGTCTTGGGGGGCTGTCACTCTTTGGAGTGAAAGATGATAGCTTAGCTGAATGCCTTTGGTTATCATGGACCCATGTAGCTGATTCCGGCAATCATGCTAACTCTGAAGAAATCGGTGAAAGGCTAGTTTCAGTTTCTATTAGCTTTGGTGGGATGCTTATATTTGCAATGATGCTTGGACTTGTTTCCGATGCAATTTCTGAGAAATTTGATTCGTTGAGGAAAGGAAAAAGTGAGGTGGTTGAGCAAAATCATACTTTAATTCTTGGGTGGAGCGATAAATTG GGATCACTATTGAACCAGATTGCAATTGCCAATGAGAGTTTGGGTGGAGGAATTGTTGTAGTAATGGCTGAGCAAGACAAAGAGGAAATGGAACTTGACATTGCTAAAATGGAGTTTGATTTCAAAGGAACATCTGTCATCTGCAGAAGTGGGAGTCCTCTTATTTTGGCTGACTTGAAAAAG gtCTCTGTCTCCAAGGCCCGTGCAATAATTGTCCTTGCTGAAGATGGAAATGCTGATCAG AGTGATGCACGTGCATTGAGAACTGTTTTAAGTCTAACTGGAGTAAAAGAAGGGCTGAGAGGACATATAGTGGTTGAACTAAGTGATCTTGACAATGAGGTCCTTGTTAAACTTGTTGGTGGGGATCTTATTGAGACAGTTGTGGCTCATGATGTGATTGGTCGGTTGATGATTCAATGTGCTAGACAGCCAGGACTTGCACAG ATTTGGGAGGATATCCTTGGGTTTGAAAACTGTGAGTTCTACATCAAAAGATGGCCTCAGTTGGATGGCATGTCTTTTGAGGATGTGCTGATCAGTTTTCCTGATGCTATTCCTTGTGGAGTCAAGGTTGCATCATTAGGTGGTAAGATTATACTGAATCCTGATGACTCCTATGTTCTACAAGAGGGTGATGAAGTTCTTGTTATCGCAGAGGATGATGACACGTATGCTCCAGCTGCTTTGCCTATG GTTTGGAGAGGAAGTCTACCAAAAGACTTTGTTGTTCCAAAGAATGCTGAAAGGATACTATTTTGTGGTTGGCGCCGAGATATGGAGGATATGATTATG GTATTAGATGCCTTCCTGGCACCTGGTTCAGAGCTTTGGATGTTCAACGATGTTCCagaaaaggaaagggaaaagAAGCTAATTGATGGTGGCCTTGATACAAACCGGTTGGTAAATATATCATTGGTAAATCGTGAGGGAAATGCTGTTATACGGCGTCACTTGGAAAGCCTTCCCTTGGAATCTTTTGATTCG ATCTTAATTTTGGCTGATGAGTCAGTGGAGGACTCAGCAATTCAGGCTGATTCCAGATCTCTTGCCACGTTATTGTTGATTCGTGATATTCAG GGGGAAGTGACAAGGATCAAAATAGATTATTAA